Proteins encoded together in one Impatiens glandulifera chromosome 1, dImpGla2.1, whole genome shotgun sequence window:
- the LOC124919921 gene encoding nucleolar protein 10: MANHGGNLKGASTNGVKMYSVTGNRSVATWLPPKKLRALRKDNDYQKRVELVQDLKFEIATSRIKASPDGEFLIASGIYPPQVKVYELRELSLKFERHLISEIVDFEILSDDYSKIAFLCADRSVNLHAKYGSHYSLRIPRMGRDLAYDSWSCDLLCAASSPDLYRINLEQGRFLSSISTQSPALNVVARSKLHGLVSTGGDDGAVECFDMRVRSSVGRINAVDEEVTAIQFDGGYQMAVGSSVGKVLLYDLRSSRPFRTKDHMLGSPIVDIKWHQTLNYEHPKLITADKLIVRIWDPETGEDMTNIEPTAGSINDVCIFNGSGLVLLGLDCNQIPSYFIPSLGPAPKWCSYLENLTEELEESAEATIYDNFKYVTREELEELNSTNLIGTDYLRAYMHGFFMDYRLYKKAKDIAAPFNKDAYIEQRKREKIEALSTSRITIKRKLPKVNRDLYSRLHENDEPVEENKDVDGTNTDVKRSSKKRKGLNSDIVKDDRFNSIFENKDFEIDEMSQEYMALHPMGSTKQQSSSLVEEHFEPIMEEDEDQATSDEDDDDDNGDGLKKKSRQPRLYEVKDERHAEAFYNRVSLSKEDALPMGERVAALNKGQNWKRNADEVKMGAGGSREISFVSKSSARYKEHDDDDMMDDRREKRGVKSLGLKSEKLPYGGGGRGHRGGRGRSSSGGGGRGRGGGGGGGRGGGFGGGGRGGGFGGGGRGGGFGGGGRGRGGGRRGGGGRGRGRH; encoded by the exons ATGGCGAACCATGGAGGTAACCTCAAGGGTGCCTCCACAAATGGAGTCAAGATGTACTCTGTTACTGGTAATCGTTCAGTGGCAACTTGGTTACCTCCTAAAAAGCTTAGAGCTCTTCGCAAAGACAATG ATTATCAGAAAAGAGTGGAATTGGTCCAGGACTTGAAGTTTGAAATTGCTACTAGCAGAATAAAGGCTAGTCCTGATGGAGAATTTCTTATTGCATCAG GCATTTATCCCCCGCAGGTCAAAGTGTATGAATTAAGAGAACTGTCTCTAAAGTTTGAAAGACATTTGATTTCAGAGATAGTTGATTTTGAG ATATTATCCGATGACTACTCAAAGATTGCATTTCTTTGTGCTGACCGTTCTGTtaacctgcatgcaaaatatgGAAGTCACTATAGTTTACGTATTCCGAG AATGGGAAGAGATCTTGCTTATGATAGCTGGTCGTGTGATTTGTTGTGTGCTGCATCTTCCCCAGATCTTTACAGGATAAACTTGGAACAG GGGCGCTTTTTGTCCTCCATCAGTACTCAATCTCCTGCACTAAATGTTGTGGCTCGAAG TAAGCTTCATGGTTTAGTATCAACTGGTGGTGATGATGGTGCTGTGGAATGTTTTGATATGAGAGTACGATCATCTGTTGGAAGGATAAATGCTGTAGATGAG GAGGTAACTGCAATTCAGTTTGATGGTGGCTACCAAATGGCTGTTGGAAGCAGTGTTGGAAAG GTATTGCTTTATGATTTGCGTTCTTCTCGTCCTTTCCGCACGAAGGATCACAT GCTTGGAAGCCCAATAGTGGATATCAAATGGCATCAAACCCTCAACTACGAGCATCCTAAGTTGATCACTGCAGATAAACTTATTGTCCGAATTTGGGACCCTGAAACG GGAGAAGACATGACCAATATTGAACCAACCGCAGGATCAATAAATGATGTTTGCATTTTTAATGGAAGTGGATTGGTGTTATTAGGTCTCGACTGCAATCAGATACCATCTTATTTTATCCCGAGTCTTGGTCCTGCTCCAAAGTGGTGTTCTTATCTGGAAAATCTTACG GAAGAGTTGGAGGAGAGCGCAGAAGCCactatttatgataattttaaatatgtaacCAGAGAAGAACTTGAAGAATTGAACTCAACAAATTTGATTGGCACCGATTATTTAAGAGCTTACATGCATGGTTTCTTTATGGATTACCGTTTGTATAAAAAG GCTAAAGATATCGCAGCTCCATTTAACAAAGATGCTTATATAGAGCAGAGAAAACGAGAGAAGATAGAAGCATTAAGCACCTCTCGGATTACG ATTAAGAGGAAACTTCCAAAAGTTAACCGAGATTTATACTCTCGCCTGCATGAGAATGATGAACCTGTGGAAGAAAATAAGGATGTAGATGGTACTAATACTGATGTTAAGAGATCTTCCAAGAAAAGAAAAGGACTAAACAGTGATATCGTCAAGGATGATCGTTTCAACTCAATATTTGAAAACAAG GACTTTGAAATTGACGAAATGTCGCAAGAGTATATGGCTTTGCATCCAATGGGATCTACAAAGCAGCAGTCATCTTCTTTAGTTGAAGAACATTTTGAGCCAATCATGGAAGAAGATGAGGATCAGGCCACTAGTGACGAAGACGACGATGATGATAATGGTGATGGATTGAAAAAGAAATCTCGGCAACCAAG ATTGTATGAAGTGAAGGACGAGAGGCATGCAGAAGCTTTCTATAACCGTGTTTCACTTTCGAAAGAAGACGCACTTCCAATGGGAGAAAGAGTGGCGGCTTTGAATAAGGGACAGAACTGGAAGCGTAATGCTGATGAAGTTAAAATGGGAGCGGGAGGATCAAGGGAGATATCTTTTGTTTCTAAAAGCTCAGCTAGGTATAAGGAACACGACGACGATGACATGATGGATGACAGACGCGAGAAAAGAGGAGTAAAATCATTGGGTCTTAAATCAGAAAAGCTACCTTATGGTGGTGGTGGTAGAGGTCATCGTGGTGGAAGAGGCCGAAGCAGCAGTGGTGGTGGAGGTAGAGGCCGAGGAggcggtggtggtggaggaAGAGGCGGCGGTTTTGGTGGTGGAGGAAGAGGTGGCGGTTTTGGTGGTGGAGGTAGAGGTGGCGGTTTTGGTGGCGGAGGAAGAGGCAGAGGTGGTGGGAGAAGGGGTGGTGGTGGTAGAGGCAGAGGGAGGCATTAA
- the LOC124919922 gene encoding photosystem I reaction center subunit IV, chloroplastic-like, whose product MATTCNMASAAAGLVLTIKSNSSSKTNNLSFNFIKNNPGSTRFGTVIRAADESAAGSTAEAVKPPPKPAPIGPKRGAKVRVLRRESYWYKGVGSVVAVDQDPKTRYPVVVRFNKVNYANVSTNNYALDEVEEIE is encoded by the exons ATGGCTACTACCTGCAATATGGCATCAGCTGCAGCTGGACTTGTTCTAACTATCAAATCCAATTCTTCTTCCAAGACTAATAACTTGTCCTTCAACTTCATCAAGAACAATCCCGGTTCCACAAGATTTGGAACTGTAATTCGCGCCGCCGATGAATCTGCCGCTGGTTCCACGGCGGAGGCTGTAAAACCACCCCCAAAACCAGCACCCATTGGACCCAAGAGAGGTGCTAAG gtGCGGGTGCTTAGAAGGGAATCCTATTGGTACAAGGGAGTTGGATCTGTTGTAGCAGTTGATCAg GACCCAAAGACGAGATACCCAGTTGTGGTTAGGTTCAACAAAGTGAACTACGCCAATGTATCGACCAACAACTATGCATTGGACGAAGTCGAAGAAATtgaatga
- the LOC124945323 gene encoding extensin-2-like: MVTSWPLALICALAISFMATQVVADYASPPPAYLYKSPPPPAYVYSSPPPPPYMYKSPPPPPYVYSSPPPPPYIYKSPPPPPYVYKSPPPPPYIYKSPPPPPYVYKSPPPPPYVYKSPPPPPYVYKSPPPPPYVYSSPPPPPYIYKSPPPPPYVYKSPPPPPYVYSSPPPPPYVYKSPPPPPYVYKSPPPPPYVYSSPPPPPYVYKSPPPPPYVYKSPPPPPYVYSSPPPPPYIYKSPPPPPYLYKSPPPPPYVYSSPPPPPYVYKSPPPPPYVYKSPPPPPYVYSSPPPPPYIYKSPPPPPYVYKSPPPPPYVYSSPPPPPYVYKSPPPPPYVYKSPPPPPYVYSSLPPPPYVYKSPPPPPYVYKSPPPPPYVYSSPPPPPYVYKSPPPPPCVYYSPPPPPYVYKSPPPPPYGYSSPPPPSYVYSSPPPSPYLYKSPPPPPCVYYSPPPPPYVYKSPPPPPYVYSSPPPSPYIYKSPPPPPYVYSSPPPPPYVYKSPPPPPYVYSSPPPSPYVYKSPPPPPYVYSSPPPPSYVFKSPPPPSVYYK, translated from the coding sequence ATGGTTACTTCTTGGCCATTGGCACTAATATGTGCTTTGGCTATATCTTTCATGGCCACTCAAGTAGTGGCTGACTATGCGTCTCCGCCGCCGGCCTATCTATACAAGTCACCGCCACCACCAGCATACGTCTACTCTTCACCGCCACCTCCTCCATACATGTACAAATCCCCACCTCCACCACCTTATGTCTACTCATCCCCGCCACCACCACCCTACATTTATAAATCACCGCCACCACCACCATACGTATACAAATCACCTCCACCACCACCCTACATTTATAAGTCACCGCCACCACCACCATACGTATACAAGTCACCGCCACCACCACCATACGTATACAAGTCACCGCCACCACCACCATATGTATACAagtctcctccaccaccaccttaTGTCTACTCTTCGCCCCCGCCACCACCATACATATAtaagtctccaccaccacctccatATGTATACAAATCTCCACCCCCACCACCATATGTTTACTCTTCACCGCCGCCACCCCCATATGTATAcaaatctccaccaccacctccatATGTATACAAATCTCCACCCCCACCACCATATGTTTACTCTTCACCGCCGCCACCCCCATATGTATAcaaatctccaccaccacctccatATGTATACAAATCTCCACCCCCACCACCATATGTTTACTCTTCACCGCCGCCACCCCCATATATAtacaagtctccaccaccacctccatATTTATACAAATCTCCACCCCCACCACCATATGTTTACTCTTCACCGCCGCCACCCCCATATGTATAcaaatctccaccaccacctccatATGTATACAAATCTCCACCCCCACCTCCATATGTTTACTCTTCACCGCCGCCACCCCCATATATAtacaagtctccaccaccacctccatATGTATACAAATCTCCACCTCCACCACCATATGTTTACTCTTCACCGCCGCCACCCCCATATGTATAcaaatctccaccaccacctccatATGTATACAAATCTCCACCCCCACCACCATATGTTTACTCTTCACTGCCGCCACCCCCATATGTAtacaagtctccaccaccacctccatATGTATACAAATCTCCACCCCCACCTCCATATGTTTACTCTTCACCGCCGCCACCCCCATATGTGTACAAGTCTCCACCTCCACCACCATGTGTCTACTATTCACCACCACCGCCACCGTATGTATACAAGTCACCACCCCCACCACCATATGGCTACTCATCCCCACCACCACCATCATATGTTTACTCTTCACCACCACCATCCCCATATCTATACAAGTCTCCACCCCCACCACCTTGTGTCTACTATTCACCGCCACCACCACCGTATGTATACAAGTCTCCACCCCCACCACCATATGTCTACTCTTCACCACCACCATCCCCATATATATACAAGTCTCCACCCCCACCTCCCTACGTCTACTCTTCACCGCCACCACCCCCATATGTATATAAGTCTCCACCCCCACCACCATATGTCTACTCTTCACCCCCACCATCCCCATATGTATACAAGTCTCCACCCCCACCTCCCTACGTCTACTCTTCACCGCCACCACCCTCATATGTATTCAAGTCTCCACCCCCACCTTCAGTCTATTATAAGTGA